A segment of the Fibrobacter succinogenes subsp. succinogenes S85 genome:
ATGCAAAGCTCACTGTGCCGCGTGGCGTATCGATGGCTGACGAATGCGCATGGGAAAATCTCCTTGTCAAGTTCAAAATCCCGATTTACTCAAATCTTGGAAACTTTGTCAACAGATTCCACAACTCCTTCAATGTGGATCCCAAGCTCTACCTCTCGCCCAACAACCAGGTGGAATTCGCCATTGAATGGGCTAACAAGGCTCCGTCTGGAATCCGTAGCAAGGACGATAGGGCTGTTGGCACCGGCGCATACATCTACAAGGCCGAAATTGAAGCTATATTCTCACCGAACATGAATATACCCGAAGTCAAGAACGATGCCAAGATAATCCAGAACTTCTCGTCGAAGACTTCGTTTGATCAGACAAAGACATTCGGTATAAAGAGGACTAAATAAAACTGTTCAGGTAACTGGGAAAATATGCAAGAGAGTCTATTTACAAACTCACCTTATGTTATTGCGCTAACCGTTGTTGCATTAATCATCGTATGCTATTTTCCCATCATGCTTGGACAAAAGACGTCAGTCAAGCAGCTCCCCAGATCCATACACCAGCTGGTGATTATCAGCATATTCTGGCAAGCGAGCAACTTGATTGGCGACATCTTTTTTAGCGGTGACAATTTTATTGCAGGCACAAAAGCCTATACGGCAAGGCAGCTCATATTCTGCACATCTGCCCTTGGTTGGATCCAGCTTGGAAACGCGATACAGCACACCGCCGAAATCAGCCTCAAGATAAAGAGGAAGAACGGCTGGAAGCTCATGAATATATTCGGAGCGCTGGCAATTCTGCTTTCGACTTATGCATTCATCAAGGATCCAAGTTACATTCCCGACATGAATTTCTTTGGATACAGACCTTTTGCCGAAAGGCCTGTATTCCACTTTTATACATTGCTGTTCTGCCTTTTTGTAGTCCCCAATATCATCGTGACGGGCTACATCATGCTCCGCAATATCGTGCATTCTAGCGATACGACACTCCCCCACCAGGTAAGCATATACATGTTGACCTCGTTCGTGTTTTTTGTAACGCTAGCAGCGCTTTTTGACTTTATCATCCCCATTTCAACAAAGTTCAACAATTACGACCAGTTCCTCAAATGGTCGCAGTTCATCTCCGTATTCCTCGCCGTTCTTTCCGGACAATACTTCACGTCCGTTTCATTCAAGAACAAGAGTGCTTCCTGGTTCTTGGACAAGCTAAAGGACAGGATGGTCGACGGAATCATCTATTACAACTACAAAGGTGAAATCCAGCTGGCAAACCCGGCTGCACTAAGCATTTTGCACACCACCCAAGAGGCGCTCCACAACAAGAAAATCACGTCCATATTTCCGCAGATTCAAGACCCGGCACGCGAATCAACTTACAACAAAATAAGAATCAAGATTGACAACGAAGACCATATTTTCAACGTCTCGATTTTTGAAATTCGCCAGTCGTTGACAACAAACTACAATGCGGCATTCTTTAGCGATGTTTCAAACACGCTTCATTACCAGCAGATTATCAAAAACCGCGATGAACAGTTCAAGGAATACCAGCTTGACCAGATCCGTTATCAGGAACGTCTGAACATTTGGAAAAAGAAGGTCGACGAAAGCAAGTACTTCCTGGACACGCTAATCAGTACGCTCCCCTTCCGTTTCTGGTCCAAGAACGAACAGGGCGTATTCATGACGCAGAACCAGAACGACATCAAGAACCGCGGAAACCTGCTACAGACATCCGAACCGGACAACAAGATTTTGCCACAGGAACTTCTAGCTCGTAACGAAGGCGAACCGCAGAGTTTCATTTCTTACGAACGAATTAAAAAGACGCTCAACGAAAATAACGAAGAAGAAGAAGATATCGAAATTTTGAAACAGGACGACTACAACATGGCCGTCCGCAAAGGGGTTGCCAAGGATATCATGATTTTCAACAACATGTTCATCCCCATCATGGCCCCGCGCAAGCCGTACAAAATAATCGGTATCAAAATTGACATTACCAAGGAAATGCGTCTTGAGAAAGAACGCGACATGCTGCAAGAACAGAAGCACATCCACTCGAGGCTCGAAGAACTTGGCACCATCTGCGGTGGCTTCGCCCACGACTACAACAACATTCTCGGTTCACAAATCGGGTTCTGCGATCTCGCCCTTGAAGTGCTCGACAAGGATAACCAAGCTTACATGTTCATCCAGGAAGCACGCAAGGCGGCCACACGCGGCAAGGAATCGCTCGAGGAACTCCTGAACACCATCCGCGGAAAGACTTCCGAGAAGGACAAGCTCACGGAATTTGCACCGTACATGATTATTGACGACGTGGTGAAGAAGCTCTGGATTACGCTCCCGCCGAACGTGAAAGTCAAGGCCGAAAAACTAGACAAGAACATCCGCATCGTCGGAAACGTCTCGGCACTTGACCGCATTATCAGCAACCTCGCAAACAATGCCATCTTCGCCATGAAGGAAAACGGCGGTACGCTCACAATTGCCCTCAAGCGCGAAGTGCTCACGGAACCGCTCATTACGCCGTACGCCCCGCAAATTGAAGCAGGTACGTATGCCAAGATTACAGTCGAGGATACAGGCACCGGCATGGACACCGCCACCCTCGAACGCATCTTTTCACCGTTCTTTACGACCAAGGCACCGGGTGAAGGCCTCGGTTTGGGCCTATCTTCGGCATTAAGACTGCTAAAAGAAGGCAATGCGGGCTATACGGTACAAACAACCTTGGGCGAAGGAACTATTTTTAATCTATATTGGTCTATAAGAAACGAGAAAATGGAGGCTTAATGTCTACAATACTCATCATTGACGATGACGCTCAGCTCAACCTCATGTTGAAGTCTGCTCTGGAATTAAAAGGTTATACTGTCGATACTGCTAGCAACGGTAAGAAAGCAAAGACTCTTTATCAGAAGAACACGTACGATGTAATCATCACCGACATTATCATGCCGGAAGGTGACGGATTTGAAGTTGTCCTTGACCTCCGTCGCATGGGCATGAGCGACCGCACGATCGCGATTAGCGGTGGTGGCCGTACTTCTGCTGAAGACTATCTTGCAACGGCTCAGCACTTCGATGTAGCCGCAATTTTCAGCAAGCCGCTGGATCTCCAGCAGCTCCGCAACAAAGTTGACGAGATTATCAAAGCACATTCGTAATAGCATAAATGATGAATATCCTGATCGCTGATTTTGATCGGAAATTTGTCGAGGAGCTACAGCGCAACTGGTCCATCGCCGGAACGAACCTCCTGGTCTGCTCCGACGAAAAGACTCTAATGCCGCTAATAAAAAAGACGTCGATAGACCTTGCGTTTATCGAGGTTCCTTTTTTAATGCTCGACAATATGGATTTGATCAGCTATTTGAAGGAACGCCAGCCTGGTGTAGAAATCTTTGTGCTGTGCGATGACCGCAACTGGCAGGGGGCCGCTAGCGCCATCACTCGTGGTGCAAGCAGCTTCTTGAAGAAGCCGGTCACGCTATCGCTCCTTGAGAGCACGACAAGCAAGATCCAGGCTCAGCAACAAAATAAGTCCAACACACAGCTCATGGAATCCCAAGTGTTGGACAGCCTTCTCGGCGACACGCCCGAGATGCGCAAAATCCTCAAGACAGTTTATAAGGTTGCACCGACTAACAGCACTTTGCTTATAACCGGCGAGTCTGGTTCGGGCAAGGAATTTTTGGCAAACGTCGTCCACCGCTACAGCAAGCGCGCGAACGAACCGTTTGTGCCGGTCAACTGCGGCGCCATCCCCGAAAACCTCGTGGAAAGCGAACTCTTCGGTAGCAAGAAGGGATCGTACACAGGCTCTACCGCCGACAAAAAGGGCTTGTTTGAATCCGCCAATGGCGGTACGCTTTTCCTCGACGAAGTCGGCGAGCTTTCGCTTGCAACGCAAGTGAAGCTTTTACGTTTTCTGCAAAGCCACGAGATTCGTCGCGTGGGCGAAACGGAAGCCCGCTATTTGGACATCCGCATTATCGCAGCAACCAACCGCGATCTGCAAAAATCCATGCACGAGGGGCGTTTCCGCGAAGACCTTTACTACCGCTTGAATACGTTCCACTTGCAGCTCCCGCCGCTCCGCGACAGGAAGCCCGTCATCCCGAACTTGATTCGTTACTTTATCTTAAAGAACAAGGAAGCGCAGGGCAAGGAAATCCATGACCTTGAACCCGCCGCTCTTTATGCTTTGACAAAGTACCCCTACCCCGGAAACATCCGCGAGCTCGAAAACATCATGGAGCATGCGATTGTGCTTTCGGAAGGTGGAGTCATCAAGCTCGAAGACTTGCCGGAATATGTGCAGGTGGAAGCCCGTGAAAAGGCGGTTGCGATTCCGCATATCAAGGAAGCCGGCGGCCTTAAAGAAAGCGCTAGCGAGCCTGTTTTCGACAACGCCGAAGATGCGGAAGAGAATGAAAAGTCTGTCGAGAATCCTCTCGGAAAGCCGATTCATTTTGAACCGATTTCGGGCAAGACGGATAGAGCAGGGCTTTTGACGCACAACCCGACGAAGTTCATCACGCATAATCCTGCGCCCGAAGAAGAAGAAATTCTTTCGCTCGACGAGATGGAACGCAGGCACATTCTGCATGCGCTCAGCATTTGCAAGAACAACAAAACGGAAGTCTGCAAAAAACTCGGCATTAGCCGCGCTACACTTTGGCGCAAGCTCAAAGAGCTTAAAATTGAAATGGACGGCGGAGAGGAGTGAGCGGCTACGCCGCAGTTGGCAGAACTTAGACAGCTACGCTCTTACCTCATACCTCAACGAGTGTTGCGACTAAGCAGGAATCTTTCGTTGAACCGCTACCGACAAAGTCTACGTCTTGGGATTTTTTCCAAGACGTTTTTGCATTCGGATGCACGGAAGAAACAGCGGCGAGGACATCGCGAGCAAAAGCGGACAGGTTGAATTCGCTGTAGTTGGAACTCACCATGAAAAATCCGCCGGAATTCAGAATCGTAGCACAGTCGGCAACGAGCGGCATCAAGTGTTCGCGCACGTTAAAGTTAAAGCCCTTAAAGCGAGCAAAGCTTGGCGGGTCCAGCACGATGCCGTCAAAACGGAGCCCTTTCTTTTGAGCCCAATGCACGTATTCGATAGCGTTACCGCGGAAGAACTCGCCAGGACGCAAATCAAGGCCGTTTAAGGCATAATTTTCACGGCCCTTGTCGAGAATCTTGCCGCTGATATCGGCGTTTGTAGCAACCGCAGCACCGCCTAGACGGGCGTGTACGGAGAAGCTGCACGTATAGCTAAAAAGATTGAGGAAGCGAAGGCTTTCACCGGACATGGCGCGGAATCGTTCTTCGACTTCGAGGCGCACGTGACGCATATCCAAAAAAAGTCCCGGATTGATTGTATCGAGCAAGTCCACATGGAATTGAGCATTGCCTTCGCGAACGGTTCCAACGGCATCTTCACGCGTACCAATCACGACATCCATCGGAGCGTTCTCAAGCGATTTTCCAGAGCTCGAAAGGCGTTCCTTAGAGACTACGCAAACGGGATTGAAAAGAGCGGCCAAGGCCTCGACAATTTCAGTTTTGCTCGTCAAAAGCTCCGGTCCAAAAAACTGCATCTGGTAACGGTCGCCGAACTTGTCTATCGTGAGTCCCGGGAAACCGTCGGCAGCGCCATTCACAATGCGCAAAGCATCCGTTACATCAAATAACTGGGCGCGCTTGGATAATGCAGACTTTAAAAGATCGGAGTATTTATAATTCATAAGAAACTGCAGCTATGAGGTATGAGCACGGTCGCCTCCGGCTCCCTCTGAGGTATAAGATTTAATTCAAAGATAGCTTTTTATTGCAGAAATAATATCGCTCATACCCCAAAGCGTAGCGAGCCCAAACCTCAAAGGCGCACTGCGCCGCTCTACTTATCAAGAGTCTTGATTTGGTCGACGAACTCGCCTACTTCCTTGAATTCGCGGTAGATGGAGGCGAAACGCACATAGGCCACAGCGTCAAGCTTTTTGAGTTCCTGCATCACGAGGTTGCCAATCTGATCGTAGCTCACTTCAAAGCCTTCCGACATCTGCAACGAATTTTCCACGCGCGTCACCAGCTGTTCGATATCGTCCATGGAAACCGGGCGCTTTTTGCAGGAGTTCATAATGCCACGTTGCAATTTTTCGCGCTGGAAAGGTTCGCGCTCGCCGCTACGCTTAATAACGGTCAACGGCTGGACTTCGATATACTCACGGGTCGTAAAGCGACGGCCACAAGCACAACATTCACGACGACGACGAATGGACGAGCCACTCACGCGGCTATCGACAACCTTGTCGTTATCATTCTTGCAAAACGGGCAAATCATGCTTTGAATATAGCACTTTTTAATGGGAAAATGCGCAAAATCA
Coding sequences within it:
- a CDS encoding ATP-binding protein produces the protein MLGQKTSVKQLPRSIHQLVIISIFWQASNLIGDIFFSGDNFIAGTKAYTARQLIFCTSALGWIQLGNAIQHTAEISLKIKRKNGWKLMNIFGALAILLSTYAFIKDPSYIPDMNFFGYRPFAERPVFHFYTLLFCLFVVPNIIVTGYIMLRNIVHSSDTTLPHQVSIYMLTSFVFFVTLAALFDFIIPISTKFNNYDQFLKWSQFISVFLAVLSGQYFTSVSFKNKSASWFLDKLKDRMVDGIIYYNYKGEIQLANPAALSILHTTQEALHNKKITSIFPQIQDPARESTYNKIRIKIDNEDHIFNVSIFEIRQSLTTNYNAAFFSDVSNTLHYQQIIKNRDEQFKEYQLDQIRYQERLNIWKKKVDESKYFLDTLISTLPFRFWSKNEQGVFMTQNQNDIKNRGNLLQTSEPDNKILPQELLARNEGEPQSFISYERIKKTLNENNEEEEDIEILKQDDYNMAVRKGVAKDIMIFNNMFIPIMAPRKPYKIIGIKIDITKEMRLEKERDMLQEQKHIHSRLEELGTICGGFAHDYNNILGSQIGFCDLALEVLDKDNQAYMFIQEARKAATRGKESLEELLNTIRGKTSEKDKLTEFAPYMIIDDVVKKLWITLPPNVKVKAEKLDKNIRIVGNVSALDRIISNLANNAIFAMKENGGTLTIALKREVLTEPLITPYAPQIEAGTYAKITVEDTGTGMDTATLERIFSPFFTTKAPGEGLGLGLSSALRLLKEGNAGYTVQTTLGEGTIFNLYWSIRNEKMEA
- a CDS encoding sigma-54 dependent transcriptional regulator, whose amino-acid sequence is MMNILIADFDRKFVEELQRNWSIAGTNLLVCSDEKTLMPLIKKTSIDLAFIEVPFLMLDNMDLISYLKERQPGVEIFVLCDDRNWQGAASAITRGASSFLKKPVTLSLLESTTSKIQAQQQNKSNTQLMESQVLDSLLGDTPEMRKILKTVYKVAPTNSTLLITGESGSGKEFLANVVHRYSKRANEPFVPVNCGAIPENLVESELFGSKKGSYTGSTADKKGLFESANGGTLFLDEVGELSLATQVKLLRFLQSHEIRRVGETEARYLDIRIIAATNRDLQKSMHEGRFREDLYYRLNTFHLQLPPLRDRKPVIPNLIRYFILKNKEAQGKEIHDLEPAALYALTKYPYPGNIRELENIMEHAIVLSEGGVIKLEDLPEYVQVEAREKAVAIPHIKEAGGLKESASEPVFDNAEDAEENEKSVENPLGKPIHFEPISGKTDRAGLLTHNPTKFITHNPAPEEEEILSLDEMERRHILHALSICKNNKTEVCKKLGISRATLWRKLKELKIEMDGGEE
- a CDS encoding class I SAM-dependent rRNA methyltransferase, whose protein sequence is MNYKYSDLLKSALSKRAQLFDVTDALRIVNGAADGFPGLTIDKFGDRYQMQFFGPELLTSKTEIVEALAALFNPVCVVSKERLSSSGKSLENAPMDVVIGTREDAVGTVREGNAQFHVDLLDTINPGLFLDMRHVRLEVEERFRAMSGESLRFLNLFSYTCSFSVHARLGGAAVATNADISGKILDKGRENYALNGLDLRPGEFFRGNAIEYVHWAQKKGLRFDGIVLDPPSFARFKGFNFNVREHLMPLVADCATILNSGGFFMVSSNYSEFNLSAFARDVLAAVSSVHPNAKTSWKKSQDVDFVGSGSTKDSCLVATLVEV
- the nrdR gene encoding transcriptional regulator NrdR; this encodes MICPFCKNDNDKVVDSRVSGSSIRRRRECCACGRRFTTREYIEVQPLTVIKRSGEREPFQREKLQRGIMNSCKKRPVSMDDIEQLVTRVENSLQMSEGFEVSYDQIGNLVMQELKKLDAVAYVRFASIYREFKEVGEFVDQIKTLDK
- a CDS encoding response regulator gives rise to the protein MSTILIIDDDAQLNLMLKSALELKGYTVDTASNGKKAKTLYQKNTYDVIITDIIMPEGDGFEVVLDLRRMGMSDRTIAISGGGRTSAEDYLATAQHFDVAAIFSKPLDLQQLRNKVDEIIKAHS